A region of the Gadus morhua chromosome 1, gadMor3.0, whole genome shotgun sequence genome:
TAGTTTGAACCAAATAAATCTGCCCATAAAATCCGTTGTCCTTCATTGTTATTTAACCATTACATTATTATGACAGTCTGATCGAATACAATGCAACTCTACACTTTAAAAAGATTTATGTTCAAAATGCAGCGTCAAATATCCATAGCATAGATAACTTAAAAGCCAGCATTCTCCGGTTTATTTCATATATTGGCAGTGCTTTTCACTGCAGCCCACCATGACTAAAGGACTTAGGGGTGAATCCGGATTCTTTGCTCCAAACAAAATCTCAGCCCTacccctcgctgttgcgcgttcacgcgccgtggagccGTGTCCCGAAAGCCATTTTAAGCTAGGGTAAGGCGTAAGGGGGCTAACATCCCcacaaaattgagattttcaaTGGGCACACTCAAAGAAATTGAGAACGCTGAAGttgtgacttgctcccacaataccttgcgagaaaatggAAAATCAAGATAAATCCTAGGCAAGATGGcgggcgaaaagatgcgacaggatcaAAAACCACaataatcataaaataaatgacCATGACCATCGCATTATCATTATGCTGTTTGAATGTTATGTAGGCATTTTCTTTATAACAAGCACAACCACCAAAACTCCCGGAGAAGAGCTCCCGGACTCGCACCGGGGGCTCCGCGGCAGGGGACAGGCCGCGTTCGGGCTGCCCACTGTCAGGCAGCCCACTGTCGGGCGGCTCGCGGGCTCTGctgcccggccgcgggctctgctgcccggccgcgggcttcgaagcccggccgcggACCCTGCCCGCGGTCGGGGAGCTGCCGGGCCCATTTCCAATTTTGTTCAACAAAATGGGACAATGATATCCATATGTTCCATGTTCTAGGGACTCCAGGTTGAAGATAAGCTTTAATCCCCTGCCAAGTAATGCaatcatttgttttaaaatgctttttagCCTGGAGAATGGTGGTTTGCGATTTGATGAGATATGAATCAATCTGAAGGATAGTTAATATTCGTTTAACCAAAGCACTTCCACACGTTTGATTTCAGATTTGCTGGTGCACTTAAAATTGTTTAACCGTTTTCACAAATGGCTGTTATTCGCGCATTCACAACCCCGGTTGTTCCCTGCTCATTTCATTTTCCGGATCCATATGGAAACGGAATGAAATGACTTGACAATGCTGTCTTGATATCAGCATATTACCTCAAGTTCTATGTTTATTCTGGTTTCACATATTATGTTGATCTTGTATATTGTTTGATCTAAAATAAAGTTTTGAAGATTGTGAGTATGAATAATATTCTTTTCTAATCATACCGTGCTTTCCCTGTGGGTAAGGTTGCATTCCTAAGACATTCAAACTATACAGTAATATTCCATAGACAGATTTGTatcaaaagattaaaaaaataaaattaaaataaagatCAAAACCCCGTCAACGACTAATAATGACTGTAACTGGGTCTTGAGGGGTTGTTGTTCCATTTCGTGGGGGTAGGGTTgaggggtagggttaaggggtaggggtaggagTAGGGTTAAGGTGGAGATTTTTGTAGAGCAAAGAATacggattgggccttagtctgGTACCTGCGCACGGCTCCACTCATAAGAATCAGGCGAGTAGCCACTCCCCCTCAGGCCGATCTGGGCAACTCTTTTGCAATCTAGAagcccctcctccacacaccgCCTGAAGGGGGTCCCGTGGCCGATCTTCTCCCCCAGCACTATGTCGCTGGTGTCCGCATGGGCGTCCACGTGAATCAGACCCACCGGGCCATATCTGACCAAAGAGTACCAAGACAGTTTACATGACCCATGGATATAGTATgttttacagtgtgtgtgtgtgtgtgtgtgtgtgtgtgttgttttgtgtgtgcatgtgcatgcgtgtgtgtgtgtgtgtgtgtgtgtgtgtgtgtgtagcatgaCATACAGATATCAGGTGCAGCATACAAACATTTGACAAAAGGAAGCACTATACTGTGCAAACCCCTATGGGGTACATACATACCTCCACCTACTGTGTAGGTTGAATACAATACAGAGCAGGGCCAATGGAGGTGAAggcaggggtggtggtggtggaaatTGAGTTCAGTGCacttaacctgtgtgtgtgtgtgtgtgtgtgtgtgtgtgtgtgtgtgtgtgtgtgtgtgtgtgtgtgtgtgtgtgtgtgtgtgtgtgtgtgtgtgtgtgtgtgtgtgtgtgtgtgtgtgtttgtttattggaTGTGGATATTATTGCTGATGTGAAAATCTGAATTAATGATTGATGAATCATAACGAATCCTATCATGATCTGTCGTGTGCTAAAGTATGAACCATAaatcttcctcatcatcatcacccagTTGACTTCCAATGCCATGGCACATTGATAATGTTCTGGTGGCTCAACACAAGTCACCTTATGCACGTCTGGTTttgtcttcatttatttttcagattaaatgagaaatataaaaatacaaaaacaaacaaagacacacacacacacttacttctCAGCAACAGCCTGAAGGATTGGGTAGGCAATTGTGTGGTCCCCCCCTGCAGTAACCAAGCAATCACACAATAATAAACTGTACAGTATTTTAAGTCACCTTGTTTGTTGACTGGATCCTTGTCAAACGTTCTAAAAGCGAGAACAATTTACAATGTAGGCCAATATTGTGCccatttgttttatgtttaagTCAAGTTGTTTACTTCCTGTTTATATAATCTCAGTGTAGCATGCAGTTCATTCAGTGTGATTCTCACCCATAGTGAGAGGGATACAGCCGGTGGCCACGATCTTACGGTAGCCCTCTCGGATGCGTTTGCAGGTGTCCTTCAGGTCATAGACATTGACGTTAATGTCCCCAATATCAGCCACCATGATGGACTCGTAGGGGGCTGCCCTAGTCCAGCTGTTGTACGCCCTCAACATCGCAGATTCTGCCCTTATCTGTCGAGGACCAAACCTGTAATAGAATAAAATAGTAAATTACTTTGTTCACTTATTGCGGACATCCGCAGCAGTGGCGGACTCGGGGGGATAAAAAATATTGGGTgccccttcatacaataaattaaatgATGATGAGCCCTCTAGAACAAGGAAATTCGATAATGTCTCTCAATGAGTGCCCTCTTAATACCCTTACAGTgcctccatggttgaaaaaAAGTGCCCTCTCGAGTGGTGAATACGAGAaagattattattaaaaaaatgcacagcacaatgcggcagcataatcattactaccgatttttttttgcacgttattctgttttgggcatttcctcccagtgcaaatatgttaaaagtagttacagaaagcagtgttctgaaatgggatcaattaatagtttttaaacctatgttgttgtgagtaatagaaaataaaatatttataatattgttgcaagtggtgttgttgctgtatacttcgccttcacatggtttcgCATAGCTGTACATGttttaaagatattgatgtgcaAACATGGtttcaacattctcatatattctcgttttttacatttctcacagtgcatgtttttgaatgagtttctgaaaatggtgttttaacatcatgggacatatgtaattataatttgtacgcccatgttgcaaatataacaaacatttaaaatgttgatgcatgattttggactatatggaaatagtaaaattccaggtcttctggaaatgtttttggtcgctgtgtcataattcagcttaatttttttaaatattgttgcttaaggcacactcattaacgagaaaatgtcaaactggcactgcatgttgaaaaggttgctgacccctgattTACTCTAACTTAATCTACGTGAAAGTTCATTCAAGTTTAGACACTACCGTGCTCCTGGTCGGTTGGAGGTTCCAGTATCAATGGGCACGCCAACAAACGCCGCGTAGAGACCCTCCGCGGTCTCTCTGTATGGTAGTTTGGCCATCGTAGCGATGCCGGAGACCCTCGCAACGAACTCCGCACTCGGCGGAACATTGTAGCTCTTGCCGGACTGGGTTCTGCTGGGGTTGAAGTTGGGGTTTCTGCTGCCACAGTCACTCACTACCAACCTCTGAGTCAAGACTGGTAGTCTCATAAGATGTGCGCTCAAAGCTCCCGAAACGATCCGTTTATAAAATATAGACATTATTAAGAAGACTCCAAAATCAGACTACTTCACTTAAAGCATGCGCTGTTGTATTCAGAGTCGTACACACAGCACAGCACCGCCTCTTGGCATTTGCTATATTTAGTGTCGTGTTCCGTTGgacattttcaaagtaaaacaGTTTGAACCAACGGGACAACAGGTAAATGAGTGTATTTCTGCAGAAATTAGGCAATGTTTGATATAGACATCGTtattaaataaatgattaaaCAATACATTTAAACAAAACACTGAATGTAccctaaacattttttgttctttatttaaTGCATACATATTTGGAAAGTATCTTTACACATGTACATGTATACATCTATTCCAGAAGCAAGATGTTGAAATTAAACTGCACCACCTAAAATAAAGCCAAAGTATTTCCCACTCCATGTAGTTGCTTGAATTAAAATGAGGGCATTTACCTCAAATACGTTATCCTATTTAAATAACCTATACACTTTTATAAACATGTGCATCACATCAAGACCGCAATCCAAACAATCTGTTTGTGTAAGTGCAAAAGCCACAGTGCAATCCACCACAAAGTCACGTGTTCTATGTAAAGAACATAGCTATGACGGAGCTCAGAGAGAATTAGGAAAAGCCTTTATTTAGCAGCATGCTTTGCACTTCCGGTCATGTCATTTGTTAACCGTAAACCCACAGTTAAATATTAACTTTTATGTTCACCAGCAGATATCTCCTCTCACAACAGCTATATAATAACTAGATCTAAGTGCAAGGGGATTCCAAACAATCCAAAAAGCACCCAATTGTATTCCCAGGGTTGCGTTGCCTTGTGTGTTTTGACCGTTGCTGCGTGTGCGGCTCTAAGCACACAGGATGCAGGCCTGACGCTGCGCCCGTCCGAACAGCAGGAAGCCCACTGCCGTGCGCAGGTCCTGCAGCTCCAGGTGGGCCAGGAAGCCCCTCTGTAGCTCAGCCTCCACCGTGTTCCCACGGGGACCGCCGCAGCCCCTCAGGAGAACCACGGCCGACTGGCACAACAACCAATCCACGAGCTCCCTCATGGCCACGCTGTCCTGATTGGCCAGGGCTTTCTTCCCCCACAGGCTGAGGTGCAGGATGTTGGCGGCAACACGGGCACTGGGGCGCTGGAGAACACGCAAAGACGATTACAAAAGATTGTAGCAGTGTAACATCTCATCAATATTTGGTACAGTTACACAGGTAGGCTACACCAAAATCCTTGTAAAAAAGTGCAGAAAgataagtagattgacgaacaaaGAGATTCTGACATCCGtcaacaacacgcaagctctgtgttcgccaatgtACTTGTCGAGTCTTAAAAAaaagatggcgtcgacgggtgaattactgatggtattgtgtgtataaaatttcctttttaataaacattctgtacacttacaaagttatcaatgccttgttttatatgacccttattatactaccaaagaagagTCGGGCTACTTCTACCCTTTTAAGTGGTTAAAAATaacgatttagtttttaccacaACACATGCcgccatcgttccaagtttatagcgttttggtagaatcggctaaaaacagccaacttaagaatgtgTCTATGTGCGCTTTTTtcgctcccaaacgaacattccaactagTTATCATACttaacatatcccagatccattttacaccggatttctcctttaaagggctcatgtcatgcaaccaggtgtgggtgtgattagctggtacaagccgtttgaaaataattccttccctgtgccatagtgacatcacaagtgggcgtgtacACCCAGATATAtgaaggatagatgagcaacgtttgctacagtccactgggtaggttggtagactgatccatccaaGGTACATCAAGGTGGAAACGCCCACCTTTGATGTCACTATGGCACAGGGAAGGAATGATTTTCAGACGGCTTGTACCCGTTTCATAAGTATGCCTTACCACCCCACAATATACCTTTTCAGGGTTCCTCCTCAAGAGTAAAGAGACCACCAGCTGCACGTCGGCAGCGACAGCGGCAGGGGGCCTTGGGAGCTGGTTCTCCTGGTAGCTCCGGCTCTCCAGCCCCTGGGCTCCATAGAAGGGGTTGGGCTCCCCGAATATCTCGTAGGAGATGGTGCCGACAGCCCAGGCATCGGCTTTGCTGTAGTCGATGACCACGGCTCGGCCGGGGACTGCAGTGGCCACCTTCAGCGACAGATTTGGGTTAATtttgggggagaggaagggggagatttaaggaattatttacatttatatgcCTTTTAGATTGTTTTCAGTCATAACAAATTTAAAATTCCCAAAAATTAAGTGTTGGTTTACACACCATGATCCTCCTGTACATGCTAAACTGGTATCCAAAAGTGCTTTAATGTGacaattaattaacattaatCTTATGGGGTCTTTCCTCAGTAAGCCAATATACCCGTAAAAGGGTTTTAAGTTATTGGTGTAGGCCTAGGCCATGTGGCTGAACTCCATTTCATTGAAAGGGTTTGGAAGGGATACATCAATAATGTTGGTTGCACCATGTTCAATTTGTTAATTAGATGGCGTGTATCATATTGGGACCCGAAATGGTCGTAGTTAGTTCTGGCTGCACACTCTAGCCATGGGCTGCCTACCGACTGGACGCTAACACAGTCTAATCAAATGCATGTACACTGATAGGTGGTCAATTTCAgatcttaaacacacacacactctgttctGTATTGTATTCAACCTACACAATTGGTTGAGGTATCTGGAGTTCCCCATGGGAGAATGTATAGTGCTCCCTTTTGTCAAATATTTGTATGCTGCACCTGACATCTTTATGTCATGCTTTAAATCCTACAGCAGGGAGCACCTTAAACTAATTATTTTCTGAGGACTTCCATTCACATGCATGTAAAAGTATACCGGTTAAAGGTGCAAGCACATCACGTAAAACCGCTCCAGCCAACCTCAGGTGCCATTAGGCAGGCGTTGCCCCCTCTGCTGACCCAGACGCTGTTGAAAGGAAGCTGCAGGCTGCCGTCACTTTGGGCCAGGCAGCAGCCAAAGTCACTGATCACCAAACGAAGTGATCCATCTACCCAACAAGGtgggaaacacagaaacacaataaCCAATGTAAACCCCATTATAGGAAGcccaccctgttccctagactCATGAATCACCGGCACACATTGAATGTGTATCACTGTatcactgttattttttttctctgaagcactttgagattcttgaatataaagtgcattatataaatacaatttattattattattattattattattattattattagtgatgaGGGCACACGATGGATCGCACTGACCTGAATCCAGCTCCACCAGCACGTTGTCCGA
Encoded here:
- the agmat gene encoding guanidino acid hydrolase, mitochondrial; this encodes MSIFYKRIVSGALSAHLMRLPVLTQRLVVSDCGSRNPNFNPSRTQSGKSYNVPPSAEFVARVSGIATMAKLPYRETAEGLYAAFVGVPIDTGTSNRPGARFGPRQIRAESAMLRAYNSWTRAAPYESIMVADIGDINVNVYDLKDTCKRIREGYRKIVATGCIPLTMGGDHTIAYPILQAVAEKYGPVGLIHVDAHADTSDIVLGEKIGHGTPFRRCVEEGLLDCKRVAQIGLRGSGYSPDSYEWSRAQGFRVVQAEECWFKSLEPLMVEVRAQMGSGPVYLSFDIDALDPSFAPGTGTPEIAGLTTIQGLEIVRGCRGLNLVGCDLVEVSPAYDTTGNTALTAANLLFEMMCVLPKTKYYPK